AAGGTCGGGCCTCTTGGGGTCGAGGTCGTCGCCCGAGGAGCGCCCGCGCAGCCGGCGGACCACCCAGGGACCGAGGTGCTCGCGCACCCACTGCATGTCCTCCCGGCGCTTGAGCCGGGGGTCGACGCGGTCCCGGGGCGGCCAGGCCTTGCGCCAGTCGCCGTCGGATCCGATCCCGAGCACCTCGCAGACCTTGGCGGCCACCATCCGGTGGCCCTCCTCGTTCATGTGCAGGCGGTCGTCGCTCCAGGCACGCCAGTCGCGCAGGCCCTGCATCGACCACTGGTCGACCAGGCGGCAGCCGTACAGCTCGGAGATGGACCTGACGTGCATGTAGAAGATCGCGAACGTGCCGCGGGCGCGGCGCATGATGGGGGTGTCGCGCGGGTCCACGCCGGTGAACAGCAGCACCTCCGCCCCGGAGGCACGGAGATCGCGTACGGCTCCCGCCAGCTTCTTGGCCATCCGATCGGGGTCGCTGCCGGGGCGGAGCAGGTCATTTCCCCCGGCGCAGAAGCTCACCAGGTCGGGGCGCATCCCGA
Above is a genomic segment from Streptosporangium album containing:
- a CDS encoding SGNH/GDSL hydrolase family protein, which codes for MSGYRSFVALGDSFTEGLNDPGTDGTFRGWADRVAERLAELDPEFRYANLAVRGKLIDQIVEHQVPRAVGMRPDLVSFCAGGNDLLRPGSDPDRMAKKLAGAVRDLRASGAEVLLFTGVDPRDTPIMRRARGTFAIFYMHVRSISELYGCRLVDQWSMQGLRDWRAWSDDRLHMNEEGHRMVAAKVCEVLGIGSDGDWRKAWPPRDRVDPRLKRREDMQWVREHLGPWVVRRLRGRSSGDDLDPKRPDLTTLRGV